One window of Quercus robur chromosome 5, dhQueRobu3.1, whole genome shotgun sequence genomic DNA carries:
- the LOC126727307 gene encoding probable NAD(P)H dehydrogenase (quinone) FQR1-like 1 isoform X2, translating to MATKVYIVYYSTYGHVEKLAEKIKKGAESVEGVEAKLWQVPETLSDEVLGKLGAPPKSDVPIITSSELAEADGVLFGFPTRFGMMAAQFKAFLDSTGTLWRTQQLAGKPAGLFYSTGSQGGGQETTPLTAITQLVHHGMIFVPIGYTFGAGMFEMEKVRGGTPYGAGTYAGDGSRQPSELELDIAFHQGKYFAGISKKLKGTA from the exons TTACTATTCTACCTATGGACATGTTGAGAAGCTGGCTGAAAAGATAAAGAAAGGAGCTGAATCCGTGGAAGGAGTGGAAGCAAAACTGTGGCAG GTACCCGAGACATTGTCTGATGAAGTTCTTGGGAAGTTGGGCGCACCACCAAAGAGTGATGTACCTATCATTACTTCAAGCGAGCTAGCTGAGGCTGATGGTGTACTTTTCGGTTTCCCAACTAGATTTGGAATGATGGCTGCACAATTCAAAGCGTTTCTAGATTCAACTGGAACGCTATGGAGAACTCAACAGCTTGCAGGCAAGCCTGCAGGACTTTTCTATAGCACTGGATCCCAGGGAGGCGGACAAGAGACTACACC CTTGACAGCCATTACTCAGCTTGTTCACCATGGAATGATCTTTGTGCCCATCGGGTACACATTTGGAGCTGGCATGTTCGAGATGGAGAAGGTGAGAGGTGGCACTCCTTATGGTGCAGGAACTTATGCTGGGGACGGATCAAGACAGCCTTCTGAGCTAGAGTTGGACATAGCTTTCCACCAGGGAAAGTATTTTGCTGGCATTTCAAAGAAACTCAAGGGAACGGCTTGA